CGACCGCAACTTCTCGGTCGCGAACCTCGGCATCGCGGCGGTCGGCTTCACTGTCACGAGCATGTCGCTGCCGCTCATGTTCTTCATCCAGCTCGCGCGAGGTCTGACGCCGACGGAGTCGGCGCTCCTCCTCGTGCCGATGGCGGTCGCCGCGGGCGTGCTGTCGCCGATCGCAGGGCGCTGGATCGACCGCACCGACCCTCGCGTCCTCCTGGTGCCGGGCCTTCTGCTCGTCGCCGGATCGCTCGTCCTGTACTCGGTGTTCATGAACCTCGACACCCCGATCTGGGCGTTCCTCATACCGTCGCTCATCATGGGCATCGGCAACGCCGGAATGTGGGGCCCGCTCGCGACGACCGCGACACGGAACCTCTCCCCGCGGCAGGCGGGCGCGGGCGCGGGCATCTACAACACGACGCGCACGATCGGGTCGGTCCTCGGGTCGGCCGCGATCGCCGCGTTCATGCAGGCGCGCCTCGAGGCGAACCTTCCCGGGGCCGGCGACGGCGGGTTCGAGGCAGGTCAGCTTCCCGACGTCGTCGCAGGACCCTTCGCGACGGCGATGGCGCAGACCATCCTGCTTCCCGCCGCCGTGATGCTCGTCGGAGTCGTCGCGGTGCTCTTCCTGCGTCGACCGACTCCTTCGACAGCGGCGTGGGAGGCTCCTGTCCGCACCGAGTGACGCGCGTTTCTGAGGAGATCCGCGATGGTGAGGGGATGCTGGGGTCGAGAACGTCCTCGGGAACGCGGATCTCCTCAGAAGCGCGGGCCCCGGGCAGGCTGAAATGCGCAGGATAGGCGCTCTCGCGGCATCCCGCGACCCCCTCACCCGTTGCAGGGGCTCGTCCGTAGCGTCGACGGCATGGATCTACGCAGAGGACGTATCCCCGCGGCGCTCGCCGCCCTCGCACTGACGGCCACGGCGGCAGCCGGATGCAGCCCGACGGCCGACGATGGGGCGCCGTCGCCCTCGTTCACCTCTCCATCGCCCTCACCGAGTCCGACATCGACGTATGCCGTACCGGACACGATCGAGGGCGAGATCGCCCGAGCCGTCTTCACTCCCGACGGCGGCACCGACGACTCACCGATGGTGCAGAGCATCGTGAGCGACGCGGTGGCGGCGGACGTGCTGTTCACCGTGCGGGGCCAATGCGTCGGAGACGGCGTCGACTACACGCTCATCACCGCGAACGTCGGCGACTCCGGGCGCGAGCTGCTGTCCGGCACGCTCGAGTGCGGAGTCGAGGACGACCTTCCGGCCCAATCGTCGGCGTACGAAGGGCTCGTGCAGGTCATGCTCGGGTCGACCGACGACGTCGACGCCGCGTGGGTCGCCGTCGTCCCGGCATCCTGACAGGGCACGATCGTGAGGGCATCCGCGATCGTGAGGACGTTTCGCCGCGGAGTCTCCTCAGGAGCGCCGATCTCCTCAGGATGACGGCGGAGTCAGTCCTCGACGACGCGGGCCGCGATGTCGTTCCGGTGCTGACCGCCCTCGAGCGTGATCGCGTCGACGGCGAGGTAGACGCGCTCGCGTGCTTCACGGAAGGTCGACCCGACCGCGACGACATTGAGCACGCGGCCCCCCGTCGCGATGAGCCCGTCGGCGGATGCGGCTGTGGCGGCGTGCGCGAGGTGCACACCGTCGACGGATGCCGCGGCCGCCAGCCCCGCGAGAGGGCGCCCCGTCACGGGTGACTCGGGGTATCCCTCGCTCGCGATGACGACCGTGACCGCGACGTCGTCGGAGAAGGACGGGGCCGCTTGATCCTCGAGGTGTCCGGATGCCGCGGCCAGCAGCAGCTCGGACAGAGGCTCGACGAGCCGCGGCAGCACGACCTGGGTCTCGGGGTCGCCGAAGCGCGCGTTGAACTCGATGACCTTGATGCCCTCGTCGGTGAGGATGAGGCCCGCGTAGAGAAGCCCGATGAAAGGCGTGCCCTCGGAGTCGAGCTGCCGGATGACGGGCTGGGCGACATCCCGCGTGACGGCCTCGACGAACGCCTCTTCACTGCCGAAGCGGTCGGCGAGCCAGGGGAGCGGGGAGTAGGCGCCCATGCCGCCCGTGTTGGGGCCGTCATCGCCGTCGCGGAGGCGCTTGTAATCCTGAGCGGGGCTCAGGGCGACGACGTAGTCGCCATCGCTCAGGAAGAAGAGGGACACCTCGGGGCCCGCGAGGAACTCCTCGATGAGGACCGGCCCGCTCGGGAGATACGTGTCGGCGTGCGCGAGGGCCGCTTCGCGGTCGGAGGTCACGATGACGCCCTTGCCGGCGGCCAGACCGTCGGCCTTCACGACGTGAGGCGCGCCGAACTCCTCGAGCGCCGCCTCGACCTCGGCGCGCGTATGGGCGCGCGTCGCGCCGCCGGTGGGCACGCCCGCGGCATCCATGATCCGCTTCGCGAACGTCTTCGATCCCTCGAGCTGCGCAGCGGCCTTGCCGGGGCCGAAGACCGGGATGCCGCGCTCGCGGAGCGCGTCGGCGACGCCGGAGACGAGCGGGGCCTCGGGCCCGATGACGACGAGGTCGACCGCGTTCTCGTTCGCGAACGACGTGACGGCGCCGGGATCGTTCGCGTCGAGGTCGACGAGCGTCGCGTCGGCGGCGATGCCGGCGTTGCCCGGGGCGGCGAAGATCTCGTGCGAGTTCTCCTCCGAACGGAGGGCGAGGATGATGGCGTGCTCGCGCGCGCCGGAGCCGAGGACGAGGATTCTCACCCGCCCAGCCTACCGAGGGGTGACGGTGCGCTTACGGTGGAGGCATGCCCCGCAGGATCACGACGGACGAGGGCCGCGCCGCCCTCGCGGCTGTGCGCGGCGGTTCCGAGGTACGGACCGATGTCGCCACGGCCGTGCGGTACCTGCTGCAGCTCCTCGCCGAGAAGGCGCCCGGGCACACCGTCGAGATGCGCGTGCCCCCGTTCGGCGCCGTGCAGGTCGTCGACGGTCCGCGTCACACCCGCGGCACGCCGCCCAACGTCGTCGAGACCGACTCCGCGACGTGGATCGCGCTGGCCCTCGGCGAAGAGCACTGGGCGGACGCTGCGGCGTCGGGCCGCATCGCGGCGTCAGGCACCCGCGCCAACCTCTCCGACCTCCTCCCCCTCCGCCCCTGACCCCTCCCCTTCTTCGTCGAGACACCGGCATCTCGACGAGACACCCCGTCGTTTGCGCACAACAACGGGGTGTCTCGGCGACATCGCGGTTAGTCGACGAGGGGAGGGGCGGCGCGAGTGCGGCGGCGGGCGAGCGCGACGAGCGTGACGACGGTGGCGGCCACGAGTAGCAGCGCGAGGAGGAGCGTCCAGGGGACGGCGAGCAGCGTGTAGTCGTGGACGACGGATGCCAGGCCGCGGGCTCCGATGCCGATCGCCTCCGGCTCGACGACGACCGATCCCGAGACCCATCCCCATGGCGCCATCGGAAGCTCACGCTCGACCTCGATCGTGGACCCCGGGATGATCTCGGGCAGGAGCGCCGGCTCGTCCGTCGTGCCGAAGGCGCCGAAAGGTCCCGCGGCGGCAGAGGCGTCCACGCCGGTCACGAGCGTGTTCCCCGCGTTCGTCACGCGGTAGGCCAGCACGACGGCGCCCGGCTCGAAGGGGTTCCACGATGCCCGGTAGCTCGCGGCGACATCGGTCACCTCGACGGCGGGGGCGAGTTCGCCCGAGACGCGCACCGTGATGCGGGTCGCGAGGCGCCGGTCGACGTCGACGGTTGCCGTCCCGCCGCCGCGGAACGACGTGATGAGACCCGCCGAGTGGTCGCCGGGAGCGGCATCCGCGGGAACCGTCACGGTGAACCCGACATCCGCCTGCGCACCCGGCGCGAGGGAGAGCTGCGGCATGTCGACCTCGACCCACGTGCCGGCGTCGACCGACGGGGTCTCGCTCGTGTGGAGGTCGATGTTGCCCGTCGGTGTCGTGAACGCGTCGGCCGCGTAGACCGCGAGATCGAGCGGCGTCGTGCCCGTGTTCGTCACGCGCATCACGTCGGTGTAACTCCCGCCGGGATCGGCGACGTACGAGAAGTTGGCGCGGTCGGTCCCGTGTACGCCGTCGACGGTTTCGACGGTCCACGCGACAGCCGGGGTGGCGTCGTCGGCTGCCGAGGCGTGCGCGAGAGGTGAGAGGAGGGATGCCGCGACGGCCGCGGCGACGGGGAGGAGGCGGCGCATGTGGTCTGCTTTCGGGAGCATAGGGGCGAGCGGAAGGGATGCCGCGGCGGACCGCGCGAGGGGGCCCGACGCCTGCGCGCCGAGCCCCCGTGAGTGCGATCGTGCTTACTGGACGGCGGTCAGGGTGAGCGTTGTCGTGTAGTCGCCCGCGGCGGTCGCGCCGGGGATGACGAGCGACAGCGCCGCACCGACCGTCGCGCTCGTGGCCGCGGTCGAGCTCGCGAGGACGCTCGCGCTGCCGAGGCCCGTGCCGCCGACCTGCGTCGAGGTGACCGCGGAGCCCGCCGTCGCGGTGCCCGAGACGACGCTCGGCGTCCACCCGAGGAAGCCGGCGCTGAACGAGCCGGTCGCCGAGGCGAAGTCGGTGACCTGTCCCGAGATGCTCCAGCCGTACGGGGTCGTGCCGCCCGCGCGGGTGTCGGTCACGACGACGTCGTTGAGAGCTCCGGTCGCGACGAAGTTCGCGCCGTCGGCGGTCGCGGTGCCCAGGTCGACGGCCGATTCGGTCGCCCACGCCCAACCGAACGAGCCGCTCGGCTCTTCGGGGGCCTCCGGCACCTCGACGGTGATGTCACCGGCATCCGATGCCGGCTCCTCGGTCTCGGCGACGGTGAAGGCGATGTCCATGGGCAGCGCGGGCTTCAGGTCCTGGTTGCCGCCGCAGCCCGTCGAGTAGAAGTGCGACGCGACGGACGCGCCGGCGGAGTTGCCTACGAGGGTTTCGACGAACTCGGCAGGCCACGCACCGGCGAGGCTCGGGGCCGTGCACGTGAGGGTCTGGTTCTGGACGACGGCGGCGTCGAGGACCACGCCCTCGAAGTCGGGGCTCAGACGGAAGCCGTCCTCGTCCAGACCGCTGATCGACCCGGCGCTGAAGGTCGCGAGGGTCACGCGGCCGAACGCGGCCGCCTCGAACGGGTTGCCGCTCATGTCGGTGCCCGCGCCGATCGTGAAGTCGAACGTCAGCTCGCCGGACCCGTCTGCGGCGACCACGAGCTGCGGGTCGGAGTAGATCTCGTTGGGCGCGTTGTAGATCGCGGGGTACGCGTTGACGGTGTACGAACCGTCCCACGAGAGCTCCGCCGCACCGGTCTCGGGGTCGACCGTCCCCGTGCCAGCGCTGAACTTCACGGCGTTCGGGTTCGCTCCGCTGCGGGCGTTGGCGGGGAAGGACGTCGCGGGGAAGACAGGTGTGACGTACTCCGTCTGCGTCGCGCCGGCGAGGTACGTCACGTCGCCGGTGAGGTCCTTGAACGTCCAGGGCCCGAAGATGCCCTGTTGCGCATAGCCGTTGAGGCCCCACGTGAGGGTCGCGTCGTCGACGTCGGCTGCAGCCGCCTGCGCGGGGGCGGCGAACGCGAGGCCGCTCAAAGCGAGCGCGGTGACGGCTCCCGCGGCGGCGAGAAGCCGCATCCTGCGATGTGCCGTATCAGTGCGTGAATGCACGGTGAATCCCTTTCGGATCGGTTCAGGTGGATCCGACATCGTCCGTTTCATGAGGTGACGACGTCGGTTAGGGTTACCTTAGTTACGGCCAGCGAAGTTAAGCAAGGCTTACCTAACTTGAGTCGAGGAGTCTCCATGCGTTGCCCTGTCCGCCGCGCCCTGCGCGGCATCGCGATCGTGCTGGCGGTCGGACTCTCCGTGACGGGATGCCACGCCGCCGCCCTTCGCACCGATGCCCTGGCCTCCGCGACCCCGGCGCTCGCGGACGTCTCGCCTCTCGACGACCCGCGGTCGTGGGAGGGTCCGAGCTCGGCCGTCGCGGCATCCGCCTCACTCGACCCTGTCGGCGGCGGCGCTCCGCAGCTTCCCGCAACCGTGACCGACGCGCAGGGCACCGTCGTGACCGTGACGGACACGTCGCGCATCCTCGCGCTGGACATCTACGGGTCGCTGTCGCGCATCGTTTTCGAGCTCGACCTCGGCGGCAACGTCGTCGGGCGCGACATCTCGAGCGGCTTCCCCGAGATCTCCGATCGGCCGCTCGTGACGCAGAACGGACACGACCTCAACGCCGAGGCCATCCTCGAGCTCGAGCCGACCGTCATCCTGACCGACACGAGCCTGGGCCCTTGGGACACGATCCTGCAGATGCGCGAGATCGGGATCCCCGTCGTCGTCGTCGACTCGCATCGCTCGATCGACGGCATCGGCGGGCTCATCGGACAGGTCGCCTCCGCCCTGGGCGTCGCCGATCGCGGGGCGCAGCTCGCGGAGCGCACGGCCTCCGAGGTCGCCGCGAAGGTCGCGCAGATCGCCGAGGTCGCGCCATCCGCCCCCGAAGACCGACTCAGGATGCTGTTCCTCTACGTCCGCGGACAATCCGGCGTCTACTACCTCTTCGGCGAGGAATCCGGCGCCGACACCCTCATCGAAGCGCTCGGCGGCATCGACGTCGCCGGCGAGAACGGCTGGATCGGCATGCGCCCGCTGACGGCGGAGGCGCTCGTCGCGGCGAACCCCGACGTCATCCTCATGATGACGAAGGGCCTCGAATCGGTCGGCGGCGTCGAGGGTCTCGTCGAGCACATCCCCGCCGTCGCGCAGACGTCGGCAGGACAACGCGAGCGCATCGTCGACATGTCCGACTCGACGATTCTGAGCTTCGGCCCCGACACCGCATCCGTGCTCGACGCGCTCGCCGTCGCGCTCTACGCACCTGAGGAGGCATCGCGATGACGCGGATACTCGTCCGGGCGGCCGCCGTCGTGGCATCCGTCCTGCTGGCTGCGACCGTGGCCGCGCTCCCCGCCCATGCGGCGGCGGGGGTCGTCGTGTCTGGTCCGGAGGGAACGGCCGTCGCCGACCCCGACTACGCGACCGAGCTGACCGTGCGCGGCAGCGGGTTCCAGTCGATCACGAACGGCTTCGGCGGGGTCTACGTGCTGTTCGGGTGGGTCGACGACCCGCAGGGAGCGTCGTGGAAGCCGAGCAGCGGCGGCGTCGTGGGCGAGGACTTCCGGTACGTGCCCGATTCGGAGTCGCAGGACAATCAGGGCTTCCAGCGCTTCGTCGCCTTCCCCGGCAGCGAGACCGAGCAGGCCGCGCACGCCGTCATGGCCGCCGACGGCTCGTGGACCGTGTCGATGGTCGTGCCGGGCGCCGTGTTCGAGAGCCGCGACCGCTCGGGCAACCTGTCGAGCGTCGACTGCCGCGACGTCACGTGCGGCATCATCACGATCGGCGCGCACGGCGTCAAGAATGCCAACAACGAGACGTTCACGCCGATCTCGTTCGCGACGGCGGGTGCGGCGACAGGCGAGACGGATGCCGCAGCCGCTCCTGCGACCGCGGCGATCGGTGCCCTCCGCGTCGGCCTCACGAGCACGACCGTCGACGCCGGCACCTCGATCGCGTTCACGGGACAGGGGTTCACGCCCGGCGAGCAGATCGTCGCGACCCTCGACAACGGGCTCGTCTCCGTCGGTCCGCTCGCCGCGGGCGCACAGGGCGAGGTCGCGGGGGTGCTCCCCGTGCCGCGGGACGTGCGCGGCGGAACCCATCTCGTGACGCTCACGGGCGCGGCATCCGGGGGTGTTGCAGAGACGCAAGTGACGATCGTCGTCGCCGACACCCTGACGCCGGCCGTCGCCGGGTCGGAGACGCCGATGTGGCTCTTCGTCGTGCTCGCATCGAGCGTCGTGCTGGCGTTCGGGCTGATCGTTGCGAGTGTCGTCGTGTCGCTTCGGCGCGGGCTCGTGCGGCGTCGCGCGCGCCGCACGGCGTTGGCCGGGCGCGCACCGGTCGTGGCAGGAGGGGGTTCGTGAGGCGCGCCACGGCGGCCACCGCCGCGTGCGGAGCGCTCCTTCTCCTCGCGTTCCTCGCGCCGTCCGGAGCGATCGCGGCGGATGTCGAGGAACCCGGCGAGATCCGGGTGACGGTGCCCGAGCGCGGGCCCTCCGAGGGTGACGTGATCGACGACGCGCAGTTCCGGTGGGGGCTCAATGCCGAGTCCGGCGCCGGGGCGTACGCCGGCGGTTGCAACTTCCTCAGCGCCGGGCGCGCGGGAGACACGGGTCGCGGGGGAGTCGTGTGGACCGAGCAACACGGCCTCTACCGCTCTGTCGCCGGCGACGTGCGGATCGAGAAGCCGAACTTCGCGGGCGAGTACGACCTCGCGACGTGGGCCAACCGCTGCCTCGACCCGGCGGGGAACGCCGTCTCCGCGGCATCCGTCACGTCGACGAGCGGCAATCAGGTCGTCATCGACGGCGGCAGGGGGGTTCGCGCAGACGACGGGAGCATTGAGATCCGCTGGAGCGGCGCGTTCACGGTCGTCTTCTACGGCGGCATGACGTACTGGAGTGCGTCCGATCCCGTCCTGACGCTCGACGCGCGCGGCAACGGGCGGGTGACGGCGACCGCGAGCGGTTTCGGAGCGTCGATGGAGGATCTGTCGAAGTGGGAGGCGCTGCCCGAGCGGCAGATCGTCCTCGCCGAGGTGCGGGGTGCCGCGACCGGTTCGTCGGGCGGATTCGCGACGGAGCCGCTCTACATCGGCGTCGAGGTGTCAGGAGTCGGGCAGGTGGCACGGGATGCCGCGAACTCGGCGTACTGGGGTTCGTTCCCGGCATCCTTCGTCGAGTACCAGAAGCTGACGGGCCAGGCCGGGTACTGGGTCACGACGGGCGGTCTCCGTGATCGTGCGAAGCCGGCGTCGACGCTGTACATCAGCTACGACGCCGCGGCGCCGATCGCCGTGACGCCTCCGGCGGCGGCCAGCGGTGCGGATCCTGCGCCGAGCAACGCGATCCGCACCCGGCCGGTCGCCGCTTCCGCGCCGGCCCCTGCGATCGCGCCGGGCGTGCCGGTGTTCCCGCTCGCCGACACCGCGACGCTCCTTCCACAGGGTGAGGCCCTCATTCCCGGAGCCGCCGCGTTCGGCGCGAACCCGGTCGTGTTGCCGCTCCTCGGTACAGCCGCGGCGCTGAGCCTCGCGATCCTCGCCGTCCTCAACCTCATGCAGGCCTTCCCCTGGCAGCGCCCCGGCACCTGACCCCCTCGCCAGACCCCTCCTTTCTTTCGTCGACAAACCCTCGTGTCGCCGAGGCACCCCGTCGTTTGCGCGCAAGAACGGGGTGGGTCGACGAGATCGCGGTTTCTCGACGAAAGAGGCGAGGGGGGCGGGGGAAGGGGGAGGGGGAGGGGGAGGGGGACGTGGGTCAGCGGCGGGGGGTCACGAGGGGGATGCCCGTCGTGGGGTGAGGGAAGACGTCGACGGGCTGGTCGTAGACCTGCTCGATGCGCTCGGCCGTCAGGACGTCGGCGGGGGCGCCCGTCGCCACGACGCGGCCTGCCGAGAGCAGCGTGACGCGGTCGGCCGACGACAGGGCGGCGTTGAGGTCGTGCAGCACGACCGCGACCGCCGCTCCCTCGCGGGCGCGGCGCCGGGCGATCGCCAGCACGTCCTCCTGGTGCTTGAGATCGAGGGCCGCCGTCGGCTCGTCCAGGAGCAGGATGCCGGTGGCTTGAGCCAGCACGCGAGCGAGCGCCACCCGTGCGCGCTCACCGCCGGACAGCGAAGGGATCGTGCGCTGGGCGAGGCCCGTGACATCCGTGTCGTCCATGGCCTTCCGGATCATTGCGTCGTCGTCCTCCTCCTGCGGTGTGCGCCGCCACGGCGCCCGCCCCATCTCGACGACCTGCGTCACCGTGAACGGGAAGGTCACGGCGTTCTGCTGCAAGAGGACTGCGCGCAGGCGGGCGAGGTCGCGCGCGTGGTAGTCGCCGATCACGCGGCCGTCGAGGAGCGCCTCTCCTGAAGTGGCGGCGACGTCGCCCGCGAGCACGCCGAAGAGCGTCGACTTGCCCGCGCCGTTCGGACCGACGAGGGCGTGCACCTCGCCGTCGTGCACCTCGACCGACGCGTCCTCGAGGATCGCGCGGCGCGAACCGTCGGGCACGACCGTGACCGCTCGGGCTTCCAGACGGATGCTCATCCCCAGCCTCCCGCCCGGCGGCGCGTCCGAACGAGGAGCCACAGGAAGAAGGGTCCGCCGACGAGGGCCGTGAGCATCCCGATCGGAAGATCGGCCATCGGTACGGCAGTTCGCGCGATGAGATCGGCGAGGGCGATCAGCAGCGCACCGCCGAGCGTCGAGGTCACCATGAGGGGAAGGTGCGCCGGGCCGATCGCCATGCGCATGAGGTGCGGCACGACGAGGCCGACGAAGCCGATGATCCCCGCGAACGCGACCGCCGCGCACACGAGCAGGGCCACCGTGACGATGACGACGACGCGGAGCAGCTCGACGCGCACACCGAGGTGTCGCGCCGTGCGCTCGCCGAGGGCGAAGAGATCGAGGCGGCGCGAGACGGCGAAAGCGATGACGGTTCCGACCAGGACGAGCGGCGCGACAACGGCGATGTTCTGCCACA
This genomic stretch from Microbacterium sp. SLBN-146 harbors:
- a CDS encoding sterol carrier family protein; this encodes MPRRITTDEGRAALAAVRGGSEVRTDVATAVRYLLQLLAEKAPGHTVEMRVPPFGAVQVVDGPRHTRGTPPNVVETDSATWIALALGEEHWADAAASGRIAASGTRANLSDLLPLRP
- a CDS encoding WxL protein peptidoglycan domain-containing protein, which produces MRRLLPVAAAVAASLLSPLAHASAADDATPAVAWTVETVDGVHGTDRANFSYVADPGGSYTDVMRVTNTGTTPLDLAVYAADAFTTPTGNIDLHTSETPSVDAGTWVEVDMPQLSLAPGAQADVGFTVTVPADAAPGDHSAGLITSFRGGGTATVDVDRRLATRITVRVSGELAPAVEVTDVAASYRASWNPFEPGAVVLAYRVTNAGNTLVTGVDASAAAGPFGAFGTTDEPALLPEIIPGSTIEVERELPMAPWGWVSGSVVVEPEAIGIGARGLASVVHDYTLLAVPWTLLLALLLVAATVVTLVALARRRTRAAPPLVD
- the purD gene encoding phosphoribosylamine--glycine ligase, which gives rise to MRILVLGSGAREHAIILALRSEENSHEIFAAPGNAGIAADATLVDLDANDPGAVTSFANENAVDLVVIGPEAPLVSGVADALRERGIPVFGPGKAAAQLEGSKTFAKRIMDAAGVPTGGATRAHTRAEVEAALEEFGAPHVVKADGLAAGKGVIVTSDREAALAHADTYLPSGPVLIEEFLAGPEVSLFFLSDGDYVVALSPAQDYKRLRDGDDGPNTGGMGAYSPLPWLADRFGSEEAFVEAVTRDVAQPVIRQLDSEGTPFIGLLYAGLILTDEGIKVIEFNARFGDPETQVVLPRLVEPLSELLLAAASGHLEDQAAPSFSDDVAVTVVIASEGYPESPVTGRPLAGLAAAASVDGVHLAHAATAASADGLIATGGRVLNVVAVGSTFREARERVYLAVDAITLEGGQHRNDIAARVVED
- a CDS encoding hemin ABC transporter substrate-binding protein — protein: MRCPVRRALRGIAIVLAVGLSVTGCHAAALRTDALASATPALADVSPLDDPRSWEGPSSAVAASASLDPVGGGAPQLPATVTDAQGTVVTVTDTSRILALDIYGSLSRIVFELDLGGNVVGRDISSGFPEISDRPLVTQNGHDLNAEAILELEPTVILTDTSLGPWDTILQMREIGIPVVVVDSHRSIDGIGGLIGQVASALGVADRGAQLAERTASEVAAKVAQIAEVAPSAPEDRLRMLFLYVRGQSGVYYLFGEESGADTLIEALGGIDVAGENGWIGMRPLTAEALVAANPDVILMMTKGLESVGGVEGLVEHIPAVAQTSAGQRERIVDMSDSTILSFGPDTASVLDALAVALYAPEEASR
- a CDS encoding heme ABC transporter ATP-binding protein — encoded protein: MSIRLEARAVTVVPDGSRRAILEDASVEVHDGEVHALVGPNGAGKSTLFGVLAGDVAATSGEALLDGRVIGDYHARDLARLRAVLLQQNAVTFPFTVTQVVEMGRAPWRRTPQEEDDDAMIRKAMDDTDVTGLAQRTIPSLSGGERARVALARVLAQATGILLLDEPTAALDLKHQEDVLAIARRRAREGAAVAVVLHDLNAALSSADRVTLLSAGRVVATGAPADVLTAERIEQVYDQPVDVFPHPTTGIPLVTPRR